The Candidatus Poribacteria bacterium genome contains the following window.
CGGCGAAACATCACGCGGCTCTCGGCTGTCAACCGCTCAGAACGTAGCATTCGGAAGAAATCGAACCGGAGTGCGAAACAGAGCCGGCGGAACCAACCGCCTAAGGGTACGCCGCCGTCGCCGGTATAGGTATGCCGTTCCCAGGTTTCGGGTGCCGCACGGGCAGCGTCGTCAATATTGCGTTGCGAGTTGACAATCACGTAGTTATTCGTCATTTCGCCGTAGTAAATCTGCGGACGTTGGACGCTGAGTTCGTCGTAATCGCTACGGATGGGTGTATCGGCGACCCAGAAGTTCGGGAACCCGTCCTCAATAAACTCGTTGACTGGAGAAACACAGACACCATAACCGTGTGTATATTGGAGTTTCAACGGCTCCCACCCGACAATATCCTCCTCCGGACTGACCTCTCTCGCCGCGATGAGCACCTGCCGATATTCGTCCCCGACGCGATAGCGATCGACATCTGTGTAGGGATGGAAATCGTAATGCGTCTGAATTTGTGCTTCGCGGAGTGCCTCGTAGAGGACGCGCCGGTCCCAGATTTGAATGTTCTTTTTAATCTCTGCGTTCTCAGTTATCATGTCGAGGGTGGCGAGTCCTTTCACGCGTTCCTCGGTTATGATGGTATCGAGTTCAAAGGCGAGGCGGGTCTCTGCGATGTGCCGCTGTAAGTATGGCTCCTCTTTATCCAAGACGTTGATACGCGCATCCCAGAGGTGCAGCCCTAACGGATAGATGTGGATGAGCAGCAGGTAACTCAAACCCCAGACACCGAGCGTTGCATACCAGAGGAGCCGTTTCCGCCATAAAATATTGAACACGACTGCGATGCCGACGCCGACCAAGACACCGCAATAGATGCGAATCGCGCCTTCGAGGTGGAAATCAACGTAGAATAAGCCGTGGAGCGATGACAACTCCTGTGTCAACGGACTTGTGTAGACTTTATTCCAGAGATGGACGTAGCTCCGCCACCCGCCGACGAGGAGCAACAGCAACCATAACACCGACCCGTGGAAGATGATATGTCGTTTGACGCGCTGCATGGTGTGTGCGTCCCGTCTGTAGTAGAAGTTATAGAGTAGTCCGACAACGATGCACGTAACCCAGAGCGTTATCTGCACCCAAAGGCTGACCCATCGGTGGAACGGAAAACTGAAGAGATAGAAGTTTCGGTCTTTACGGAAATGGCTGTTGGAAACCGTTGGCTGTTGGCTGTCAGTTGCCTCATTCCCAAAATTGGTAGGTGCGGTTTCTAACCGCACCGGCTCTCTCGTCCCTATCTCTTCTGCTGATTGCTGATCGCTGACTGCTGACTGCTGACGATTCTCTGTAGGTGCGGTTTCTAACCGCACCGTTTCTCCGTCGATTGTCTCTTCCGCGATTCGCGGGTTCGCGGTTCGCGATTCGCGGTTCGCGGTTCGCGGTTCACTATCCCCCCTCGGCTGATTTCGGTACCTTAAATAGACATCATCCAATAACAACATCGGTGTTGCGAGGAGGAGTGCGGCGATGAAGGTTAGGCAGAACACGGCGCGATGGAAGGAGAAGGTCTGGGTATGTGTCCAGCGTCGGAACTCGCGGGATTCTGGGCAGAGGACGTTCGCGATAGCGGCGTTGATGTTCATGAAGCCGAGTGCGATGAGGAAGCAGACCCCGAAAATACCCCATCGTGTCTGCTGGAGCCCCCAGAAGACATCAGCGTGTCCGAGGCTCTCGAACCAGAGGTGCTCTGTATAGAGGTGCGCCAGTGGCATGAAGCTGCTGAGGGCGATGAGTCCGGTGAGTATCCAGAGGAGGTACGCCTGAAGTTTGAATGCACCTCTGCGGCGTTGTCGGCTCCGCCGGTATCGGAAGATACCCCCTATTAACGTAACAGCACCGAGGGCTATGATGAGTAAGAGTTGGGCAATGGCGAGATTGGCTGTCATGGCTGTTGGTTGATGGTTGTTGGTTGATGGTTGTTGGCTATTCGCGGTTTGCGGTTTGCGGTTCGCGGTCCGCTATGAACCCTTTAGGGATTTGTGATCTGTTGCTTGAGGGTCTCTATTTCTTGTGTGAGTTGCTCGAATTTCCGGTCTTGTTCGCGATCTTTCCTACTTCGCCAAGCGACGACGATCTGTGGAACACCTACGGCAACCAAGATGAGTGCCATGAGCCAATTGATGACTTTATCGATACTCTCTATTCGCCCATTCAACCCTGCCATATCCTCTTTTAGAGAAGCGACATCCTTTTTTAGCGCGGCGACATCAGTTTTCAGTGCGGCGACATCAGTT
Protein-coding sequences here:
- a CDS encoding UPF0182 family protein, producing the protein MTANLAIAQLLLIIALGAVTLIGGIFRYRRSRQRRRGAFKLQAYLLWILTGLIALSSFMPLAHLYTEHLWFESLGHADVFWGLQQTRWGIFGVCFLIALGFMNINAAIANVLCPESREFRRWTHTQTFSFHRAVFCLTFIAALLLATPMLLLDDVYLRYRNQPRGDSEPRTANRESRTANPRIAEETIDGETVRLETAPTENRQQSAVSDQQSAEEIGTREPVRLETAPTNFGNEATDSQQPTVSNSHFRKDRNFYLFSFPFHRWVSLWVQITLWVTCIVVGLLYNFYYRRDAHTMQRVKRHIIFHGSVLWLLLLLVGGWRSYVHLWNKVYTSPLTQELSSLHGLFYVDFHLEGAIRIYCGVLVGVGIAVVFNILWRKRLLWYATLGVWGLSYLLLIHIYPLGLHLWDARINVLDKEEPYLQRHIAETRLAFELDTIITEERVKGLATLDMITENAEIKKNIQIWDRRVLYEALREAQIQTHYDFHPYTDVDRYRVGDEYRQVLIAAREVSPEEDIVGWEPLKLQYTHGYGVCVSPVNEFIEDGFPNFWVADTPIRSDYDELSVQRPQIYYGEMTNNYVIVNSQRNIDDAARAAPETWERHTYTGDGGVPLGGWFRRLCFALRFDFFRMLRSERLTAESRVMFRRKIGTRHGDRLIKDRVSHIAPFLNYDPDPYIVISDGELWWIIDFYVTSQYYPNAQVYVDDTARLTQTQLYEEPDFKKFNYIRNSGVAVVNAYTGAVNFYAIKDDEAVMRAYRKAFPDLFKSVSEMPEGLRGHLRYPDYLTRIQAKMYGAYHRRADDFYHRRDRWLIPKEAYYSSEADQEMMPYYAMLKLPGEDTPEFVNMIPFTPPKREKRLKAWMVARCDPPHYGERIVYVLPEGADVAGPTQVEEDINKATGQLQVGWEKASDVIRGNLLIIPIEDALFYVEAIYLQAKKQERANGDDTQPRRPKLEMVVVKAGASELASAKTLDKALEVLFLGQPATTVPTEAGEAPPTAAELLEQLRQSRAKRDAETEAILEQLLEVLSEDR